CTTCGCCGACGATCTCTCCGAGCTGATCGCCCATCTCGACCTGCGTGACGTCACGCTGATCGGTTATGCCATGGGTGGCGGTGAGGTGACTCGCTATGTCGGGCGGCACGGCTCGGAGCGCATCTCGCGTGTCATTCTGATCGGCTCGACAACCCCGAAGCTCGGCCAGAGCGAAGACTATCCGCACGGCGTTCCCGAGGTCGTTTTCGACAACGTCCGCTCGGGCCTGCTTGCGGATCGCTCGGAATTCCTGCGCGGATTCGCGCGTCTGTTCTTCGCGACCGGCCAGGAGGGCAGCGATGTCTCCGAAGGAAGCCTTGCCCATATCCACCATATGGCGCTTCAGGGATCGCTGAAGGCGGGGCATGACGCGGTGACGGCCTGCGCCACAACCGACTATCGCGACGATATCGAGCGCTTCGACGTGCCGGTGCTGGTCATCCACGGCGAGCACGACGCGTTCGTGCCGTTCAACGCGACGGCGCGCCAGGCGGCGGAGCTGTTTCCGGATGCGACGCTAAAGGTTTACGAGGGCGCCCCGCACGGGATCCTCTTCACGCACAAAGACAGGCTGAACCAGGACATCCTGGAGT
This genomic window from Sphingomonas abietis contains:
- a CDS encoding alpha/beta fold hydrolase, whose product is MPMLEVRDGTRLYYKDWGSGTPVVFAHGWPLNSDMWENQMMFLASQGYRVIAHDRRGFGRSDQPWDGYDHNTFADDLSELIAHLDLRDVTLIGYAMGGGEVTRYVGRHGSERISRVILIGSTTPKLGQSEDYPHGVPEVVFDNVRSGLLADRSEFLRGFARLFFATGQEGSDVSEGSLAHIHHMALQGSLKAGHDAVTACATTDYRDDIERFDVPVLVIHGEHDAFVPFNATARQAAELFPDATLKVYEGAPHGILFTHKDRLNQDILEFIAA